Proteins encoded within one genomic window of Cytophagales bacterium:
- a CDS encoding glycine--tRNA ligase, whose protein sequence is MANTDDAATLKNIAAHCKEYGFIFPSSDIYDGLSATYDYGPYGSELKNNIKQYWWQAMTRLNPNIVGIDAAIFMHPTTWKASGHVDAFNDPLIDNKDSKKRYRADVLIEDQIAKIEGKIKKEVTKAAKRFGESFDEEQFVTTNPRVVGYKEQITAIENRMKAAMESGDLSDMKTLIEELGIADPVSGSKNWTDVRQFNLMFSTEMGSVAGEAGKIYLRPETAQGIFVNFSNVQKTARMKPPFGIAQIGKAFRNEIIARQFIFRMREFEQMEMQFFVKPGEEMEWYEHWKAKRISWHKALGLGDDRYRFHDHLNLAHYANAACDIEYDFPMGFKELEGIHSRTDFDLKAHEEHSGKKLQFFDTEANQSYVPYVVETSIGLDRMFLAVLSASYKEETLEDGSKRTVLAIPPALAPNKLAIMPLVNKDGLPEVANKILDELKIDFTLQIDAKDSIGKRYRRQDAIGTPYCITVDHQTLEDNTVTLRERDSMAQERVAISSLSDTVEKKVSLKELLKQI, encoded by the coding sequence ATGGCAAACACAGACGATGCTGCAACGCTCAAAAACATCGCAGCGCACTGCAAAGAATACGGCTTCATTTTCCCTTCTAGTGACATCTATGATGGCCTGAGTGCCACGTATGATTATGGTCCTTACGGATCGGAATTGAAGAACAACATCAAACAATACTGGTGGCAGGCAATGACGCGCCTCAATCCTAACATTGTCGGGATCGATGCCGCGATCTTCATGCACCCCACCACCTGGAAAGCTTCCGGTCACGTGGATGCGTTCAACGATCCTTTGATCGATAACAAAGACTCCAAGAAGCGCTATCGTGCGGATGTCCTGATCGAAGATCAGATTGCCAAGATCGAGGGCAAGATCAAGAAAGAAGTCACCAAGGCGGCCAAACGATTTGGAGAGTCTTTTGATGAGGAGCAGTTCGTCACTACTAATCCTCGGGTAGTCGGTTACAAAGAACAGATCACGGCCATCGAGAACCGCATGAAAGCGGCCATGGAAAGCGGCGACCTTTCCGATATGAAAACTTTGATCGAGGAGTTGGGCATTGCCGATCCTGTTTCCGGGTCCAAGAACTGGACGGATGTGCGTCAATTCAACCTAATGTTCTCTACGGAAATGGGATCTGTGGCTGGTGAAGCAGGGAAGATCTACCTCCGTCCGGAGACGGCCCAGGGAATTTTTGTGAACTTCTCCAATGTACAGAAAACCGCCCGGATGAAACCTCCGTTTGGTATTGCTCAGATTGGTAAGGCTTTTCGTAACGAGATCATTGCCCGTCAGTTCATTTTCCGGATGCGTGAATTTGAGCAGATGGAAATGCAATTCTTTGTTAAGCCTGGCGAAGAAATGGAGTGGTACGAACACTGGAAAGCAAAGCGCATCAGTTGGCACAAAGCCCTTGGATTGGGAGATGATCGCTACCGATTCCACGACCACCTGAACCTGGCGCACTACGCCAATGCAGCTTGTGATATCGAATACGATTTCCCGATGGGATTCAAAGAGCTGGAAGGCATTCACTCCCGAACAGACTTTGACCTGAAAGCGCACGAGGAACATTCTGGTAAGAAATTGCAGTTCTTTGATACCGAAGCCAATCAAAGCTATGTACCGTACGTGGTGGAGACTTCTATCGGTCTGGATCGTATGTTCCTGGCGGTATTGTCTGCTTCCTATAAAGAAGAGACATTAGAAGATGGTTCGAAAAGAACTGTCCTTGCGATTCCTCCGGCTTTAGCGCCCAACAAATTGGCGATCATGCCTCTGGTGAACAAAGACGGACTGCCTGAAGTCGCGAACAAAATCTTGGATGAATTAAAGATTGATTTCACCTTGCAAATCGATGCGAAGGATTCCATCGGTAAGCGTTATCGCAGACAAGATGCCATTGGTACACCGTATTGCATTACCGTCGATCACCAGACTTTGGAAGACAACACCGTGACGTTGAGAGAGCGAGACAGCATGGCACAAGAGCGTGTGGCCATCAGTTCATTGAGTGATACGGTGGAGAAAAAAGTCAGCCTGAA
- a CDS encoding DUF493 family protein produces the protein MSADSQSFREKLEAQHDFPGPYTFKFIIPEDKKGEVEARLPKGELSYKASSGKKYTSITLKATMKSSDEVIAVYTEVAKIEGVLSL, from the coding sequence ATGAGCGCAGATTCACAATCCTTTCGCGAAAAACTGGAAGCACAACATGATTTTCCTGGTCCTTACACCTTCAAGTTCATCATACCTGAAGACAAAAAAGGTGAGGTAGAGGCTCGTTTGCCAAAAGGAGAATTGTCTTACAAAGCCAGCAGTGGTAAAAAATATACCAGCATCACCCTTAAAGCGACCATGAAAAGCAGTGACGAGGTGATTGCCGTTTATACTGAGGTGGCCAAAATTGAAGGCGTACTTTCACTTTAA
- a CDS encoding 4a-hydroxytetrahydrobiopterin dehydratase encodes MWTEADNKLSQTFEFKNFVEAFGFMTQVAIIAEKMDHHPNWSNVYNKVTIELTTHDAGNVVTDNDRNLAKAIDGLLP; translated from the coding sequence ATGTGGACAGAAGCAGACAATAAACTAAGCCAGACGTTCGAGTTTAAGAATTTTGTGGAGGCCTTTGGCTTCATGACACAAGTGGCAATCATCGCAGAAAAGATGGATCATCACCCAAATTGGTCCAATGTCTACAACAAGGTGACCATCGAACTCACAACGCATGATGCCGGAAATGTAGTTACAGACAATGACCGCAACCTGGCGAAGGCGATTGATGGCCTTTTGCCTTAG
- a CDS encoding inositol monophosphatase family protein — translation MQDLAKLTPSIVQIAKQAGEFIAREAADFDQSKVEFKGKSDLVSYVDKGAEKIIVEGLKALLPEAGFLTEEKTVEQTQTELTWIIDPLDGTTNFVHGLPGYAVSIGLSQGKEVILGVIYEITRDEAFYAWKGGGAYMNGAKIAVSQAAKIDDSLLATGFPIYNFAKITEYLTILNELMRNSHGLRRLGSAAMDLAYVACGRCEAFFEYNLNSWDVAAGIILVQEAGGTVTDFSGGTDALHGRELVAGGPVHAELLHLIKENW, via the coding sequence ATGCAAGATCTCGCGAAACTTACTCCTTCCATCGTACAGATAGCTAAACAAGCTGGCGAGTTCATCGCCAGGGAAGCGGCTGATTTCGACCAGTCGAAGGTGGAGTTCAAGGGAAAAAGTGACCTGGTTTCTTACGTGGACAAGGGCGCCGAAAAGATCATTGTTGAAGGCCTGAAAGCCTTATTGCCAGAAGCAGGTTTTCTCACCGAAGAAAAGACCGTCGAGCAGACCCAAACGGAACTGACCTGGATCATCGATCCTTTGGATGGTACGACGAATTTCGTTCATGGCTTGCCCGGCTATGCTGTCAGTATAGGATTGTCGCAAGGCAAGGAAGTGATATTAGGAGTCATTTATGAGATCACCCGGGACGAAGCATTCTACGCATGGAAAGGTGGCGGGGCCTACATGAATGGAGCGAAGATTGCCGTATCTCAGGCAGCCAAAATCGATGACAGTCTGCTTGCCACCGGATTTCCGATCTACAATTTTGCCAAGATTACAGAATACCTGACCATCCTCAATGAACTGATGCGTAATTCTCACGGCCTTCGACGTTTAGGAAGTGCCGCGATGGACCTGGCTTATGTGGCTTGTGGGCGTTGTGAAGCTTTTTTTGAATACAACCTGAACTCATGGGATGTTGCTGCCGGTATCATCCTGGTGCAGGAAGCTGGCGGGACGGTAACTGATTTTTCCGGAGGTACGGATGCACTTCATGGACGAGAACTGGTTGCCGGGGGGCCTGTTCACGCAGAATTATTGCATCTGATCAAAGAGAATTGGTGA
- a CDS encoding ion channel yields MLKLRTRIIFLFIFLLIVALNMVLVYFEKEAGSGIDTLSDAFWYMIVTLTTVGYGDLYPASTGGKVIGYIYVFASLGILGFIFSSISSKVQTMLEEKRLGHRGTDFENHVIFYGWNDFSKLVAEEVISAQKKIAILTDKKDDVELIYELWGKEKVFVLFSDMDNPDLFDRLNAKYASVIFVALENDADSLTESIDIHRHLPEIDLVVSLKNNKLKETFRAAGVTYVVAQNEIVSKLVASYIFEPDVADLNLDLISSARNEHDFDNQEYEVLENNPYIGQNCHEVFFSLKKDHDVVLMGISKLKNGKRTVYGNPSREMKVELGDFLIIMTNNETMSEFFGVHQGRMS; encoded by the coding sequence ATGCTTAAGCTCAGGACCAGAATTATTTTCCTGTTCATCTTCCTGCTTATCGTGGCCCTCAACATGGTCCTGGTATATTTTGAAAAGGAGGCGGGTTCTGGCATTGATACCTTAAGTGATGCTTTTTGGTACATGATTGTCACGTTGACTACTGTGGGATACGGAGACCTCTATCCTGCCAGTACCGGTGGCAAGGTCATTGGATATATTTATGTGTTCGCCAGCCTTGGTATTTTGGGATTCATTTTTAGCTCTATTTCAAGCAAAGTTCAAACCATGTTAGAAGAAAAACGATTGGGACACAGAGGAACAGATTTTGAAAATCACGTCATTTTCTATGGCTGGAATGATTTCAGCAAACTTGTTGCAGAAGAAGTCATCAGTGCCCAGAAGAAAATCGCCATTCTGACGGACAAAAAGGACGATGTAGAATTGATCTATGAGCTATGGGGCAAGGAAAAAGTATTCGTGCTGTTCAGCGATATGGATAACCCGGATTTGTTTGACCGGCTCAATGCCAAATATGCTTCCGTCATCTTTGTTGCCTTGGAAAATGATGCCGATTCGCTCACGGAAAGCATTGACATCCATCGCCACTTGCCGGAAATCGATTTGGTCGTCTCTCTGAAAAACAACAAACTGAAAGAAACTTTTCGAGCGGCTGGTGTCACTTATGTAGTAGCTCAAAATGAAATTGTGTCCAAATTGGTGGCGAGTTACATCTTCGAGCCGGATGTAGCCGACCTGAACCTGGACCTGATCAGTTCTGCAAGGAATGAACATGACTTTGATAATCAGGAATACGAGGTACTGGAGAACAACCCATACATTGGCCAAAATTGTCACGAAGTGTTCTTTTCCTTGAAAAAAGACCATGATGTAGTACTCATGGGCATCAGTAAGCTCAAGAATGGCAAAAGAACGGTTTATGGTAATCCATCCAGAGAAATGAAGGTCGAATTAGGCGATTTTCTGATCATCATGACGAACAATGAGACCATGAGTGAATTCTTTGGGGTACACCAGGGAAGGATGAGTTGA
- a CDS encoding serine hydrolase, producing MRFFLLITLLVLACFSMAQRPPVPNLPQVNLEEAGFDRDSINVLYDKVENTPHRDFVGLVVIKDHQIAMEWYFNTFWRNHLLDVRSTGKSITSLLLGVAIKEGLVASVEQDVYSFFSKEKYPTLHHDFKQIKIKHLLDMGSGLHADTDDYQTPGNAGRWIGKDEWVSYLLSIPLAWEPGEKWVYADINAVLVGAIIEETSGMSLRDFAKKHVFEPLGITEFYWYTNASNQTGGAGNLYLSTLDFAKFGVLVANEGKWGNKQIVDPAYIEQLINRKTFDLTDYWELTDSYGMLWYKKRQTINGKTFDYLWASGRGGNQLIVVPDEEMVIALTSTAYGPRYGHSRASEFLFAILGAVK from the coding sequence ATGCGCTTCTTTCTATTAATCACACTTTTGGTCCTGGCTTGTTTTTCCATGGCACAAAGGCCTCCTGTACCCAATCTTCCTCAAGTAAATCTTGAAGAAGCAGGATTCGACAGGGATTCCATCAATGTGCTTTACGATAAGGTTGAAAATACGCCACATCGCGATTTTGTAGGTTTGGTTGTGATCAAGGACCATCAGATTGCCATGGAATGGTATTTCAACACGTTCTGGCGCAACCATCTGTTAGATGTCCGATCCACCGGTAAAAGCATAACCTCTCTACTTTTAGGTGTAGCCATCAAGGAAGGGTTGGTAGCAAGTGTCGAGCAGGATGTTTATTCTTTTTTCTCAAAAGAAAAGTACCCAACGCTTCATCATGATTTTAAGCAAATCAAGATCAAACATTTGCTGGACATGGGGTCGGGTCTTCATGCTGATACGGATGATTACCAAACACCCGGAAATGCCGGCCGCTGGATTGGAAAAGACGAATGGGTTTCCTATTTGCTAAGCATTCCTTTGGCCTGGGAGCCTGGCGAGAAATGGGTTTATGCAGATATCAATGCCGTATTGGTCGGAGCAATCATCGAAGAAACATCGGGAATGAGTCTTAGAGATTTTGCCAAAAAGCATGTGTTTGAACCTTTGGGTATCACGGAATTCTATTGGTACACCAATGCCTCCAATCAAACTGGTGGCGCCGGGAATCTATACCTTTCTACCCTCGATTTTGCCAAGTTCGGCGTTTTAGTAGCTAACGAGGGAAAGTGGGGGAATAAACAGATAGTGGACCCGGCGTACATTGAACAACTGATCAATAGAAAGACATTCGATTTGACAGACTATTGGGAGCTTACTGACAGTTACGGTATGCTTTGGTACAAAAAGCGGCAAACCATCAACGGCAAGACGTTTGATTATTTATGGGCTTCAGGAAGAGGAGGCAATCAGTTGATTGTGGTTCCTGACGAAGAAATGGTCATTGCGCTCACGTCAACAGCCTATGGACCCAGGTATGGGCATTCCAGAGCGTCTGAATTTCTATTTGCTATTCTTGGTGCCGTGAAGTGA
- a CDS encoding phosphotransferase produces MELTLDINPEELTTYLHDQSWIAAKEAVIRIEKPGEGNMNRVLRAITSTGSIILKQATEFVVKYPDIPAPISRIDVEQQFYQLAAVIPAIQNRQPTIMGFDGDNHVLAMEDLGSASDFTFLYQSGKVLTDDQATLIGNSLQALHGHEFPDDTVNHFPKNYELRKLNHQHIFELPFMTENSFDLDGFTPGLQEVSLKHKSDEGLKTAASNLGEVYLGNGTNLLHGDYYPGSWLNTDKGFQLIDPEFSFFGPPEFDLGVLLAHLKLSEQPESIRAIILKSYTSEVDETLLQQFEGIEIMRRLIGLAQLPLSMDLDRKSKLLQYAHQQVMKA; encoded by the coding sequence ATGGAATTAACCCTAGACATCAACCCTGAGGAACTAACCACCTACCTGCATGACCAATCCTGGATTGCAGCCAAGGAGGCGGTAATACGTATCGAAAAACCAGGGGAAGGTAACATGAACCGTGTCCTTCGTGCTATCACATCTACAGGATCCATCATCTTGAAGCAGGCCACAGAATTTGTGGTAAAGTATCCTGACATTCCAGCTCCTATTTCACGTATTGATGTTGAGCAGCAATTTTATCAGTTAGCGGCTGTCATTCCGGCCATTCAAAATCGTCAGCCCACGATCATGGGATTTGATGGAGATAATCATGTCCTGGCGATGGAAGATCTGGGCAGTGCTTCGGATTTTACATTTCTTTATCAATCCGGAAAAGTACTGACTGATGACCAGGCAACTTTAATTGGGAATTCATTACAGGCCCTACATGGTCATGAATTTCCAGATGATACAGTCAATCATTTTCCAAAGAATTACGAATTACGAAAGCTCAATCACCAGCACATTTTTGAGCTCCCATTTATGACTGAGAATAGCTTTGATCTCGACGGCTTCACACCCGGACTTCAGGAGGTTTCCTTGAAACATAAGTCCGACGAAGGCCTGAAAACGGCTGCCTCCAATCTTGGTGAAGTATACCTGGGGAATGGAACGAATTTACTTCATGGCGACTATTATCCCGGAAGTTGGTTGAATACGGATAAGGGATTCCAGTTGATTGATCCTGAGTTTTCTTTTTTTGGACCTCCCGAGTTCGATCTAGGAGTATTGCTGGCGCACTTGAAACTGTCAGAGCAGCCAGAAAGTATTCGTGCGATCATTCTCAAATCCTATACTTCTGAAGTTGACGAGACTTTGTTGCAGCAGTTTGAAGGAATTGAGATCATGCGGCGATTGATTGGATTGGCCCAACTGCCACTATCCATGGATTTGGACCGTAAGTCAAAACTGCTCCAATATGCCCATCAACAAGTCATGAAGGCATGA